A part of Rhipicephalus microplus isolate Deutch F79 chromosome 8, USDA_Rmic, whole genome shotgun sequence genomic DNA contains:
- the LOC119165853 gene encoding uncharacterized protein LOC119165853, producing MNIEVLALLLVLLDPMMSNSTPSCNVKGQKDIDWDKLASKRWYAALDALQYSKYKICNERLFFPKDGEVVSTINPNAQGTDSWNETLKEGKLESDRIRFPEYPRGYRIQHVRTHYYQIVDTDYDTWAIEHICSERGSNFVLLLSRKMKDVPNDVMWKVRRSIRKAGVIKGSTWFASGCLTGKGSEDFINNLSLVRGPL from the exons ATGAACATCGAAGTACTGGCGCTGCTGTTGGTTCTGCTGGATCCCATGATGTCAAACTCAACGCCAAGTTGCAACGTGAAAGGACAGAAAGACATAGATTGGGACAAG ctggcaAGCAAGCGATGGTACGCAGCTCTAGATGCTCTTCAATATTCGAAGTACAAGATATGTAACGAGAGACTTTTCTTTCCCAAGGACGGTGAAGTTGTTTCAACTATAAACCCGAA TGCACAAGGGACTGATAGTTGGAACGAAACCTTAAAGGAAGGCAAGCTGGAATCTGACAGAATTCGATTTCCTGAAT ATCCGCGCGGTTATAGAATACAGCATGTTCGCACCCACTACTACCAAATCGTGGACACGGATTACGACACATGGGCGATCGAGCACATCTGTTCCGAAC GCGGAAGTAACTTCGTGCTTTTACTGTCGAGGAAGATGAAAGACGTTCCCAACGACGTGATGTGGAAAGTCCGGCGGTCGATACGAAAAGCGGGAGTCATAAAGGGCTCCACTTGGTTTGCAAGTGGTTGCCTCACCGGAAAAGGCAGTGAGGATTTTATCAATAATCTATCGCTTGTGCGGGGGCCcctgtga
- the LOC119164510 gene encoding mitochondrial coenzyme A diphosphatase NUDT8: MPIRDCVRIRRMLGAATLSHRSALRLSTASSSSAISQPALGDAFARPKLQSCLENIKKLKLGTAQPARPDTEIRRSSILIPLCTSGGGKPSVLFTLRSSRLLRHKGYVCFPGGMEHAEDIDPVDTALRETEEELGVSRSKVEVLGTFPTFYNPRDKLSMTVVLAMLGESGRDIDLNVDLNVNDAEVQLAFVRTLEELCEKSNLRYTQFRGRRGTLNGGDYAMPVFLAGQFKVWGLTAMVLNAFLKTLLPDAYHHEVKCSVLKKSLYIKD, encoded by the coding sequence ATGCCAATTCGCGACTGCGTGAGAATTCGCCGCATGCTTGGCGCCGCTACGCTATCACATCGCAGCGCGCTTCGCTTGTCGACGGCTTCGAGCAGTTCCGCGATATCGCAGCCAGCCCTGGGCGATGCTTTCGCGCGTCCCAAGCTTCAGTCGTGCCTCGAAAACATCAAGAAGCTCAAACTCGGCACCGCGCAACCGGCGCGGCCCGACACCGAAATTCgtcgctcctccattctcattcCGCTGTGCACCAGCGGAGGAGGCAAGCCGTCCGTACTGTTCACGCTGCGCTCGAGTCGACTGCTCCGCCACAAGGGTTACGTTTGCTTTCCGGGTGGCATGGAGCACGCCGAAGACATTGATCCCGTGGACACGGCCTTGAGGGAGACGGAAGAAGAGCTAGGCGTCAGCAGAAGCAAGGTGGAGGTCCTCGGCACCTTCCCGACGTTCTACAACCCGCGCGACAAACTCTCCATGACCGTCGTCTTGGCAATGCTGGGCGAGAGCGGTCGGGACATCGACCTCAATGTCGACCTGAACGTCAACGACGCCGAGGTTCAGTTAGCGTTTGTGCGGACGCTTGAAGAGCTGTGCGAGAAGTCGAACTTGCGCTACACGCAGTTCAGGGGTCGCCGTGGAACCCTGAACGGCGGAGATTATGCGATGCCCGTCTTTCTGGCGGGTCAATTCAAGGTTTGGGGCCTTACAGCGATGGTGCTGAACGCTTTCCTCAAAACGCTGCTGCCGGACGCATACCATCACGAAGTGAAGTGCTCGGTGCTCAAGAAAAGCTTGTACATCAAGGATTAA
- the LOC142769059 gene encoding uncharacterized protein LOC142769059, with the protein MSRTPKRRKLYLEPSFDGKELPRSTRYRASRLATDTSQVENVMSDGNAAADEPADNSPVRVWANDEVDECEESGPSDDEEALAENAKEDDRETDGSFDSDLSAEDIVTLVMDFAVNFGLAWTQVEHLMKLVSFLMKRKDLPDTKFLFKKFAGVSTDSMGFHFYCPNCICLLGECDGDLKKRKEFNATCTQCQQLYSGDTLTAQGSFFVTLPMGQQISSILSSQDTSRSLKNSLNALAHRSHAASMTDFTDGSLYLHQRKELGLGAMDITLTINSDGSPVFNSSKFSIWPVQTTINELPPGLRLKNVTVATLWYGQCHPDMTLVLEAFTKQMDSLTRSGIEWTCDGETFQSKVYCFAAVADAPARALMQNTVQYNGYFGCGWCLHPGKCIEGTVKYPISAEAPPDRTKEGMMQDMAEVHRTGVNVRGVKGPSPLINLVGFDIVWGFTPDYMHGVLLGVTRQFMELWMSGVGAPYYIGSPQLIRMVDERLCAIKPPQCITRLPRSVELRKFWKASEWQQWLLYYSLVCVHRILPGKYHKHFSLLVKAVYLLLGDTVSAKDIRDSTECLVQFVIQVQVLYSKKEMTSNVHLLLHLAKSVTMQGPLWAHSCFVFEAGLGKIKKLVTSAKGVPHQVMSRVLMASKVGAHNAAASEQVKNFLCSDLCNKEESLALLGKPRAVSESIHRIIEAQVPHQITGPVEEYDRVRISGRMFHSEQYQRPQKTNCTAVRLRDNMHAKIQHIVSVSCSDRKRIYFVSNSYVSSLCFGTTHISCVQKWVAQNVVEVDRQAAPCLWIDWNERQFFCNLANRFP; encoded by the exons ATGTCCCGGACGCCTAAACGACGGAAGTTATATCTAGAGCCATCCTTCGATGGGAAAGAGCTGCCCAGATCAACGCGGTACAGGGCGTCTCGCCTCGCGACTGACACTAGCCAAGTGGAAAACGTGATGTCTGATGGTAATGCTGCTGCAGATGAACCTGCTGATAATTCGCCAGTTCGCGTCTGGGCAAACGATGAAGTCGACGAGTGCGAAGAGTCGGGACCGAGCGACGATGAGGAAGCCCTGGCAGAGAACGCAAAGGAGGATGATCGTGAAACTGATGGCTCCTTTGACTCCGATTTATCTGCTGAAGACATCGTGACCCTAGTCATGGACTTTGCTGTTAACTTTGGCCTGGCGTGGACACAGGTAGAACACCTGATGAAACTAGTCAGTTTTTTAATGAAAAGAAAGGATCTCCCTGACACGAAGTTTCTGTTTAAGAAATTTGCGGGAGTCTCCACTGATAGCATGGGCTTTCATTTCTATTGTCCCAACTGCATTTGCCTTCTCGGCGAATGTGACGGGGACCTtaagaaaagaaaagaattcaATGCAACATGTACACAATGCCAACAGTTGTACAGTGGAGATACCCTTACTGCGCAAGGAAGTTTTTTTGTGACCCTTCCCATGGGGCAACAGATTTCTTCAATTCTTTCGTCTCAAGATACTTCCAGGTCACTTAAAAACTCTTTAAATGCACTTGCACATCGTTCACACGCCGCCTCTATGACAGACTTTACAGACGGAAGTTTGTATCTGCACCAAAGAAAAGAACTGGGTCTTGGCGCTATGGACATCACATTGACCATAAACTCGGATGGTAGTCCTGTGTTCAACTCATCCAAGTTTTCGATATGGCCCGTGCAGACGACAATTAATGAGTTGCCGCCCGGATTGCGTTTGAAAAATGTTACTGTTGCTACACTGTGGTATGGACAGTGCCACCCAGACATGACATTGGTGTTGGAGGCATTCACGAAGCAAATGGACTCGCTTACCAGGAGTGGTATCGAGTGGACATGTGATGGAGAGACCTTTCAATCAAAA GTCtattgtttcgctgctgtagccGATGCTCCAGCCAGGGCTCTGATGCAGAACACAGTCCAGTATAATGGATACTTTGGGTGTGGCTGGTGTTTGCACCCTGGCAAATGCATTGAAG GAACAGTCAAGTACCCTATAAGCGCTGAAGCTCCACCCGACAGGACTAAAGAAGGGATGATGCAAGACATGGCTGAAGTGCACAGGACTGGTGTTAATGTGCGAGGAGTTAAAGGGCCTTCCCCATTAATTAATTTGGTGGGGTTTGACATTGTGTGGGGCTTCACGCCTGATTATATGCATGGGGTTTTACTTGGTGTCACACGCCAGTTTATGGAGCTGTGGATGTCTGGTGTAGGCGCTCCATATTATATAGGGTCGCCACAGTTGATTAGGATGGTTGACGAAAGGCTTTGTGCCATTAAGCCTCCTCAATGCATCACGCGCCTGCCAAGATCTGTTGAACTGAGAAAGTTTTGGAAGGCAAGCGAGTGGCAACAGTGGCTGTTGTATTACAGCCTTGTTTGTGTTCACAGAATCTTGCCTGGCAAGTACCACAAACACTTTAGCTTGCTGGTGAAAGCTGTATACCTCCTACTTGGAGATACTGTCTCAGCCAAAGACATCAGGGATAGTACTGAGTGTCTTGTGCAATTTGTTATTCAAGTCCAAGTTCTCTACTCTAAGAAGGAAATGACTTCGAATGTACACTTGTTGTTGCACCTTGCAAAAAGTGTTACAATGCAAGGGCCACTCTGGGCACACTCTTGCTTTGTCTTTGAGGCGGGCTTAGGAAAGATTAAAAAGCTCGTCACTTCCGCTAAAGGAGTGCCTCACCAAGTGATGAGCAGAGTGCTTATGGCCAGCAAAGTTGGCGCACACAATGCAGCCGCTAGTGAGCAAGTTAAGAATTTCTTGTGCTCTGATTTGTGCAACAAAGAAGAGTCGCTGGCCCTTTTGGGAAAACCAAGAGCTGTCAGTGAGTCCATTCATAGAATTATTGAAGCGCAAGTCCCACACCAAATCACAGGGCCTGTTGAGGAATATGATAGAGTTCGCATCTCTGGACGCATGTTCCACAGCGAACAATATCAAAGGCCTCAAAAAACTAACTGCACAGCTGTACGACTGCGAGACAATATGCATGCTAAGATCCAGCATATTGTGTCAGTTAGCTGCAGTGACAGAAAAAGGATTTATTTTGTGTCTAACAGCTATGTTAGTTCTCTGTGTTTCGGCACAACACACATTTCATGTGTTCAGAAGTGGGTGGCACAGAATGTCGTCGAAGTGGACAGGCAGGCAGCTCCATGCCTGTGGATTGACTGGAACGaaaggcaatttttttgtaatcttgCCAATCGTTTCCCATAA